AGCTGCCGCCAGTGCAGTACCCGCACGCCCTTGTCGGGCCATGGCGTGACCGTCCATGGCTGTCACTACGGATGACGCCTCACCTGGCAAATTGATAAGGATCGCGGTCGTTGAGCCGCCGTATTGTGCCCCATAATAGATGCCAGAGAGCATAATGAGGGCGGAGACCGGCTCAAGAGCGAAGGTTGTGGGCAGCAGCATTGCGATGGTCGCTGTCGGACCCAGTCCCGGCAACACCCCAATCAGGGTGCCGAAGAACACGCCGATGAAGCAGTAGAGAAGGTTCTGCATGGACAGCGCCGTCTCGAATCCGAGCTGAAGATGAGAGAAGAGTTCCATCGTCTGCCCCTCAGTTGCCCAACCACTCGCCGAAAAGCGGCAGCGGAAGTTTGAGACCATAGATAAAGACAGCCGACGTAAAGACGACCAAAACGGTTGCTGCGATCAGCGCTGTGCCAAGTCGAAACCTCGAGCTTGCGGTAAAAGATAGGATAGTGACACCAGCTACGGCTGGCACGAAACCCAGCCCACGCACGACAAGCCCAAAGAACACCACGCTCAGCGGGATGAGCAGAATTGCCTTCCTCGCGATCGGAGTCAGGCCTACATCTTCGACTTTCAGCGACCGTAGCAGGCAAGCAACCCCGATCACTACCAGTAGGCAGCCGAGAATAATGGGAAAAAAACTGGGTCCCATTCGCACAGCAGTGCCAAATGCACTCCAGTCGGAGAGTATCGTGAAAGTGAGTCCCAATACGGTAAAGACAAGACCGGTCGTCAAGTCTGAGGTATTCTTGATGGTGTTCAATGTAATCTCCACTGTCGGTCGCGCGCAGCGTTTAAGATGCCGTTCTTTCGCGATCAGTTCGCGAGTGCTGTGATCATAATCTCAACCTTGATTTCAGGACGTGCGAGTTTCGCTTCGGACGTGACGCGGGACGGCGTCTCGCCAGCCGTGACCCAGCTGTCCCAGACCTCGTTCATGCGGGGAAAATCAACGATATTGGCCAGGTAGATTTCGGCCCGAAGAATGTTACTGCGGACCAGCCCCGCCTCGGCGAGCAGCACGTCGATGCGATCCAATACGCTCGTCGTCTGCTCAGCGACATCACCAGAGGTATCTGTCGGGACAATCCCGGAAAAATATGCAATTCCCCCGGCAATCACGACGTCAGACATGCGCGATCCGGCATTGATACGTTTGATGGTCATGGCGAACTCCTCATTTATTTACATCCACGACCACCCGGCCGCGGAGATTTCCTTTGATGATTTCGGCTGCGGTCGGGATCACATCTCCAAGTCCAATGGTCTTGGTGATGTCTCCCGGGATCTGCCCATCCAACAGGTGCGCGATCTCGGCCCAGGCACCTTCACGCTCATGAATGGGACGTGTAACACTGTTGATCCCGAAAAGCGCAATTCCCCGAAGAATGAAGGGGGCGACTGAACCGGGAAGGTCGAGCCCCTGCGCCATACCGCAAGCCGCAACCGCTCCATCCGCCTTGATACTGGCACAGACATTGGCAAGAGTGTGACTTCCGACGCTGTCGACAGCGGCGGCCCATCTTTCCCTCTGAAGCGGCTTGCCAGCGCTTGACAGGGTGGCCCGATCCACGATCTCCGTCGCGCCAAGCTGCCTTAGGTATTCAGTCTCGTTGGAACGACCTGTCGAGGCGTGAACTTCAAAGCCTTTCTTCGACAAAAAATAGGTCGCGAAGCTTCCAACTCCACCGGCTGCACCAGTAACCAGGACCGGACCGTCTGCCGGTTTCACGCCAAAACGCTCAAGGGCCTGAATGCAGAGCATTGCCGTATAGCCAGCAGTCCCGATCTCCATGGTTTGTTTTGATGAAAGACTTTCCGGCATCTGTATCAGCCAGTCGCCGTGGACGCAGGCGCTCTGAGCCAGCCCACCCCAATGATTCTCACCTACCCCCCAACCATTGAGAAGAACCCGGTCGCCGACGGCGAACCGATCACTGTCCGAGCGGCGAACAGTGCCAACGAAATCAATCCCCGGGACCATCGGATAGCTTCTGACGACAGGCCCTGAATTGGTGATCGCCAGCGCGTCCTTGTAGTTCAGCGTGCTATATTCAACATCCACCAGCACATCCGCCTTTGGCAGGTCACCTTGGTCGAGTTGGCTGACTTTTGCTTCGAATTCAGGATCTTTGGTCAGGATTATGGCTTTCATGTACTTCCTCCAATTTCACTGTCGGCGCGCGCATTTTTGATCCCGGCAAGCGCGCGTTTAAAGTTGTTACGAGCCGACGGTCATGATGCGCACAACCAAATGACACTAGTGTCACTAATGACATATTATCTGATGATAATGCCTACATCGGTCGACAATATAGAAGCAAGGAAAAAGTGCCCGAGAGGAAAAATCGACCTTCCGCTCCCGATGTGAGCACTACCCCTTCGATTGCTTTAACACAATCAATACATTGATAATAAATGATATATATAATTCCGAGATTGAAGGCCCTAGCAACCGTGCACACCCTCATCCTCGTCAAGCCTTTGGGGCATACCTGCATTGTCCTTATTGACACATGTGTCCTAATGTTGTGTCCTGACGCAACGGCTGCCGCGTAACAGGCAGGCGACCAACACAACAGAGAGGTTCACCATCATGAAAAACACAATGCTTGCAGCAATATTGACGGCGACGGCAGCACTGACGGCCCCAATGGCAACTGCCGCCGACTATCCGTCAAAGCCCGTCGATCTCGTTATAGGATTTCCGCCCGGCGGACCGACAGACATTCTCGGACGGGTCATCGCAGAGAACTTGTCCAAGGAGCTAGGGCAAAGCGTTGTCGTAGTGAACCAAGGCGGCGCAGGCGGTGTGGTCGGCTCCAACGCCGTCGCAAAGGCCAAGCCGGACGGATATACGCTGCTCGTGGCGGTGCAATCTGCACTGACGCGGGCAAAGGCTTTGGGAATTGATGTTCCCTACGAACCTGTTACTGATTTCGAATACATCCGCAAGGTCGCAGAACAGCGCAACCTTCTGGTGGTAAATCCCGAAACTCCGGCCAAGACCGTCGAAGAACTTATTGCCTATGCCAAGGAGCACCCGGGCGAATTGAACACCGGCGGCACCTTTGGGGCGTCATCGCACATTGCGTCCTCCCTGTTCGACATGAGCAACGGTACCGAGATGACTTTCATCAACTACTCCGGTGGCGGCCCTGCGTTGATCGACTTGCTATCCGGCGTGATCCAAGTGGCCTTCTTCACGGAATCACAAGTTGCTGAACACGTCCGGTCGGGCTCACTACGCGCCCTCGCCGTTGCCTCCGAGAAGCACTCCGCCACCTTCCCGGATCTGCCCACCGTCAGTGAAGCTGGTGGAGCAGAATTGGAAATCTCACCTTGGTTTGGCATTGCGGCCCCGGCAGGCACGCCGGAAGACACGCTCGAGGTCATCGGAGATGCGCTGGACCGGATGAACAGCAATGAGGGCTATCTTGATCAGCTTGTGACGATCGGTGCCGTACCGGTCGAAGGCAGCACGCCGGAGACACTCTCTGCCGAAGTTGCTGAAGAGATCCCCTTCTGGGCCGATTGGGCCGCGAAGGTCGATTTCAAAAAACAGTAACCGCCAAAGGCTGACCGCAATGACCTTCTTTGCTTCTTTCGATGCCGTGCTTAGTCAGGACGAGCAAGCGATCGTTGATCGCGCCAGGGCCTTCTGTGCAGGCCAGTTCGCTCGGGAAGTGCACACTGCCTACCTGGAACATCGAGCGTTTGATCCGGCGATGATCGACGACTGGGCCAAGCTTGGAATGCTCGGCTTGATGGTGGACAAATCTCAAGGAGGATTTGGGGCAAGCTTTGCTTGCAAAGTTCGTGTCGCCCAGGAAATGGCGACAAAATCATTTGCGGCAGCCTTCGCGATAAACAATCTCCAGGGAACCGTCGCGCGCATCGCTCGCGACGGTTCGGACCTCCAACAAAGAAATCTTTTGCCCGATATGATGACTGGCTCCCTTTTGTCGGCGCCAGCCATGTCGGAGCCCCAGGCCGGATCGGACCTTCCTGCGATAGAAACTGTGGCTACGCGGGTTTCCGGCGGATGGAAGCTCAACGGGCGCAAACGTTGGATCACTAATGGCACCATTTCCGGGATGTTTTCGGTCATGGCCAAGGTCGATGACGGTAACGGCCCGAACGGGATCGGCACATTCGCTGTTCTCGACCCCGAACTGAACCAGGTTTCCAGAACGGCGCTGCCTCTCCCCGGTGCGATGAATTTTCGCCTGGCCGACCTCCTTCTCGATGATTTCGTGCTTCCTGAATGGGCTATGCTCCAACCGCCTGGCGAGGGCTTCAAGACGTCCCTTCAGGCGATCAACGCCGCGAGGGTTCATGTCGCAGGCATGGCCGTGGCGACCCTCTACGCCGGATTGACGGAAGCCGTTGAATACACATCGGGCCGCCTCGCCTTCGGCAAGCCGGTGATCGAGCAGCAAGGTCTATCCTGGCAACTGGCAGAAGTTGCGACCCGTCTCGAAGCCGCACAGGCACTCGTGATCCACGCGGCGCGTTCGATCGACAACATGAGGAATGTCGTAACGCTTGCAGCCCAGGCAAAGGTCTTTGCGGTAGAAACTGCCATTTGGGGCCTGGAGCGATGTCTAAGCGCAATGGGTGCGATCGGTGCGACCCAAGCACATCGCATCACAATGCATCTCTCCGAAGTTCGCCTCGGCGGTTTCGGCGACGGAACAAGCCAGATCCTGACAGATCGGATCGGGCGTGAGCTTCAAAAGACCTATTCTTCCAACTCCAGGCAAGGAGCCAAAACATGAGGAACGTCGTAGTTCCCGATGCGGCAGCGGCTGTCGCAGGCATATCCGATGGCATGACCGTCATGGTTGGCGGGTTCGGCGGGGCCGGTTTGCCTCGCGTGTTGCTCAAAGCCGTGCTGGAAACCGGTGTGCGCGGCCTGACCGTCATTTCGAACAATGCCGGCACGTCGGGTGACGATTTGTCGAGCTGGTTCGAAGCGCATGTCGTCGACAAGATCATTTGCTCCTACCCTCGCAGTGCGGAGGCGTTCACTGAGCAGTATCGACGTGGTGATGTTGAACTGGAACTGGTACCGCAAGGCACGCTCGTAGAACGTATCCGGGCCGGTGGCGCGGGCCTTGGCGGTTTCTTATGCCCGGTCGGCGTTGGGACGGATTTCGCCAAAGGCAAGGAAGTCATCGAGGTTGAGGGGCGCAAGCATTTGCTTGAACTCCCGCTCAAGGCAGATTTCGCGCTCGTCCGCGCGAGGGATGCGGACACGCTCGGGAACCTGAACTTCAACAAGACGGCACGCAATCATTGCGCTGTTATGACGACCGCTGCACGCGTCACTGTAGCAGAGGCCGCGCGCATCGTTAAGCCGGGAGCGATGGATCCCGAAGCCATCGTCACCCCATGCATCTTCGTCAACCGTATCCTAAAGGCCTGACATGACTCCTTTGTCTCGAAACGCACTCGCCCGCATGGTGGCAAATCATCTGCCATCCGAAAGCTTCGTGAACCTTGGGATCGGGGCACCGACAATGGTAGCCAACGCCCTGGATGCCTCCCAAGGTGTCATTCTGCATAGCGAGAATGGTCTACTGAACGTTGGCCCCGCTCCGGCCGAGGGTGAGGAAAACCACGACCTTATCAATGCCGGAAAGCAACCTGTCACCACCCTGCCAGGGGCAAGCTTCTTTGACAGTTCCCTGTCCTTCTCCATGATGCGGGGCGGACATATCGATGTCGCAGTCCTTGGGGCCTTCCAGGTCTCGGAAGATGGTGACCTGGCCAATTGGAACACGGGACGCGACGACGGCGCACCGCCCGCCGTAGGAGGGGCTGTCGATCTTGCAGTCGGAGCCAGTCAAATTTGGGTAATGATGGAGCACACCACTCGTGATGGCGCCCCCCGGATCGTTTCCAGATGCACAATGCCGTTGACCGCTGTCGGAGTCGTGCGCCGAATTTTCACCAACCTGTGTCTCATCACGGTCACCGACGCCGGGCTTGTGGTCGATGCGATGATAGATGACCTCGAGTTGAAAGATCTTCAGGCATTGACTGAAGCGACATTGACGGCCGCCCCCGCGCTGCGAACGATCAACTCAGACGGCATTGTGACCTGAATTGTATCCCGGCCTGTTCAGGGCCGCATATCACCCCGTGACCGGGCCCCTCTGGCGGAAGACGCGGCGCTTTCGTGATGTCGGCACTTGAAACGCGATGACGCCGCGAAGAGAGCGCCTCTATGACCTCGCTAACTCCTAAGCACCACTTTGAAAAGTCGTCCACACTTCTCTACTTCCGCTGGCCTTTCTTCGTAACCGCAGCCGGCCTTGCGCTCGGCGCCTTTCTCGGGTGGAGAAGCACAGGAACCCTGGAGGGGCTCTTGTTCAGCCTTTTCATCTGCGGAATCCTGGCAGTCCTCGAAATCTCCCTTTCTTTCGACAACGCAATCGTCAATGCGAACAAGTTGAGGACGATGTCGCCGGAATGGCAAAAGCGGTTCCTGACCTGGGGCATCCTGATCGCGGTTTTCGGGATGCGGATCGTCTTCCCCATTTTGATCGTGGTCATCAGTGCCGGTATCGGACCCTGGGAAGCAATATCTCTTTCGATCTACGAACCCGCCCGATACGCCGACATCATGCACGACGCACATTTACCCATTGCCGCTTTCGGAGGGACGTTTTTGATGCTTGTCGGGTTGAGCTTCTTCTTTGACACCGAAAAAGAGATTCACTGGATACACTGGCTGGAAACACGCGTGTGCGGCGCGGCTACGATCCGTGGCATCGAGATTGCAGTCGTCCTTGCGATCGTTCTGGGTCTCTCCCGGTTCATGACGGAAACCCAGACTACAGTATTCCTTGGCGCAGCAATTTGGGGGATCTTCACCTTCCTTGCAGTCGAAATCCTCGGAAGCCTGCTGGACAGCGACAATGGCTTGACGGTCGAGGCGGCAAAGGGCGGACTGGGGGCGTTCCTGTATCTTGAGGTGCTTGATGCATCCTTTTCATTCGACGGCGTCATAGGCGCATTTGCCCTGACACAGAATCTGTTCATTATCGCGATCGGCCTCGGGATTGGCGCTATGTATGTCCGGTCAATGACGATTATGCTGGTCGAAAGACAGACACTTGGAGAGTATCGATATCTCGAGCATGGCGCGTTTTACGCCGTCGTCTCCCTCTCGATCGTCATGTTCCTGCAAGCAATCATACATATCCCAGAGATCATCACAGGCCTGTTCGGAGCTTCCCTGATTGGCCTTGCCATGCTGTCATCCATTCGGTGGAACCGGCAGAAGATGGGTAAGTGAAGTTCATCGCCATCGCATACATAGCCAATGAGGTTGTCTCTGGCAGGATTTCGATCAACCGCATTAGTCATGAGGTTCCGGATCTGCGTTTCGGCGGTCGACGCCTAGAAGGGCCCATCCGTCAGCTGACCGTTCAGGGTCATTCCTCTCTCCTGCCTTTGGTGTCAATCAAGTGCCGTTGCGAGAAAGGCCGAACGCGTCATGATCCTCTCGACGAAATGTGAGAGCTCCGGAAAATCGGCCCTCCAGTCCAAATCCGGATAACGGAAATCGAGATATCCCAGCGCGCATCCAGTGGCGATATCGCCGATGTCATATGTCTTCCCTTGCCGGGCATCATCGCACATGACGGCAAGGGCGTGACGGACCTTGTCCATCTGACCGTGCACCCATTCCGGCCAACGCATCGGCTCAGGCCGCAGCGTCGTCTCGTAGCGCGCGAGCAGCGCGGCTTCCATCAGACCATCGGCCAGCGCCTCGCGACGCAGAGCCCTCCACAGCGCCATTCCCTTAGGATAAAGTGGAGTCGTCTCACCCAGATAGCGGCAGATGACAGAACTGTCGTAAAGCACCTCGCCGCCAGGCAGTCGTAATGCCGGAATCCTGCCCAATGGATTGGCGTTGGTCAGGCCCTCATGCAAAGTAATGGGGCTGGCGAAGACCTCGACCAGTTCCAACTCGTGCCCGACCTCCTGCGCGACGATGCGGACCTTGCGAACGAAGGGCGAGGGTGCAGCAAAATACAGGCAGGGCACCCTCATAGAAACACTCTCGGAAGCAGCATTGATATCGTCGGAATCATCGTCAGCAGCAGCAACGCCGCCACTAGCGCGATGAAAAAGGGCCAGGCATGGCGGACGTAGTCCTCGAGCCGAACCTTGGCGATCGAGATAGTGATGAACATCATCGTCCCAACAGGCGGGGTGAAGCCCGCGATGGTCAGGTTGACCGCCATGACGATACCGAAATGAACCGGATCGATACCTATCTGTGTCGCGACCGGTAGTAGCAGCGGCGTCATCAGGATAATCGCCGACCCTCCCTCGAAGAAGAACCCGATGAACAGCAGCAGGACATTAACAACCAGTAGGAAGATGATGGGATCATGTATCGAGACGAGAAGGAAATCCGAGAAAGCCTGCGGTATACCTTCCCAGGTCAAGTAGGTCGAAAAGGCGTTGGCGGCGCAGATGATGAACATGACGCCTGCGGTTGCCACCACGGATTCCTCGATGATCGCGCCGACATGCCTCCATTTCAGTTCGCGATAAATTACTGCGCCGACAAAAATGGCATAAACGACCGCGACTGCCCCAGCTTCGGTGGGCGTGAAGACCCCGAAGCGTAGCCCCATGATGATGCCGAAAGGCAGGAAAAGAGCCCAAATACTCTTGCCCAGCTGCGTGGCAATCTCGCGCAGGCTTGCCCGGCGCTCGTGTGAAGGGGCATAGCCTCTGCGCCGCGAAATGATCGCCACGGTCACCATCAAGACAACGCAGAGCAACAAACCGGGAAGAAAACCTGCCATGAACATGCTCGCAACCGATACGTCCGCCACGAGTGCGTAGAGGATGAGAATGATGCCAGGCGGAATGATCGGGGTTATGCAGGAGGATGCGGCCGTGACGACCGTCGAGAAGGCCTTATCGTAACCCAGCCGTACCATCTCGGGCACGATCATCTTGGTCTGCATCGCCGCATCGGCATTGGCCGATCCGGATAGTCCTCCCATCATGGCTGACAGTGCTACATTGACCTGCGCCATACCTCCACGCAAATGCCCAAAGAGTAGGCTGGCCAGGTTCATGAGCCGTTGGGTGATGCCAGCGTAGTTGAACACAACCCCGGCGCACGTGAAGAAGGGAATCGCCAGATAGGGAAAACTCTCCATCGAGGCGACCATCGTCTGGATCATGGTTTCTTTTGGCATGAAAGTATTGACCATACCGAAGTAGAAAGCAGTTGCCATCAAAAGCGAGACTGCGATGGGCACCCTCAGAGCAAAGAGCGAAAATAGCAAGATAACGGGCGAAAACGAAAGGAGCGTCATTGGAGTTCCTTCGGATTATGCTTGGACCACATGCGTTTCACAGGGACGATCCTTCGCTCAACTCGGCCGGTTCCTGAGCATTGGCGCCGTAGCGTCCGCCCTTCAGATCCCGAATGAGATGGGCCATCGAATAGATAGCCATCAGGCCGAAGGAGACCATTGGTGCGAGATTGATCCAGAAATAAGGCACCTCCAATACCGGCGTTTTGCGCACGAAGCCACCGGCAGCCAAGGTCCAGGATAGCCAGCAGAACCAGAGGTTGGCTCCGAAAAGGGTGAGGTTCACCAAGATCGAAAGACCACGCTGCAGGCGTGGCGGGAGCAACCCGAAGAAGATGTCGACGGAGATCAGCATCCTGGTTCGGTAAAGCCAGGCGACCGCAGCGAAGACCGACCAGGTAAAACCGATATACGCCAGCTCCTCGGTGAAGAGGAGCCCACCCCTGAAGAAGTATCGGAGGAAGACATTGGCTATGACAACGGCGAGCATGATCAGGAAGAACAGCCCGGCCACATAAAGCTCAGCTTTGTGCGCGATGGTCCGTACGCTCAAGGGACGCGAATAGGTCATCAAATACCGTCCTGGGCTTGTGCCGTTCGTAGGATGCGGGGCGCCTCTTGTTCGGCCACCCCGAATGCTGCTGCTCAACCGATAATCTCGTTGATCTTGTCGTAAAGCCCTGGAGTCCATTCCGGGAAGTGGTCGGGGGTTTCGGCAGCTGCCGCAAAGAAGCTTTCACGGTCGACGTCATTGAAGGTCAGACCCGCCTCTTCCAGCTTGCCGCGATATTCATCCTCGAGGGCGATAATCTGCGGCTGTCGGACAGCGGTGTAACCTCGGCCGACAGTATCGAGTGCCTTCTGCGCTGCCTCGGGAAGGTCGTCATAGACCTTTTGAGACATCAGGATCGATGTTGTCGCAACCAAATGGCCGGTAAGCGAGATATAAGGTTTGGTCTCGAACCATTTGGTCGAATAGATCACTGAAAGCGGGCTTTCGGCACCGTCCGCGACGCCCTGGCTGAGCGCGGTATAGGCTTCCGAAAAGGCGGTATTGGTGATGATTCCGCCCAGAACACGCCCAACCTCGTTCCACATCTTGGTCGGCGCATTGCGGATTTTCAGCCCCTGGGTGTCGGTACGCTTTTCGACTTGACGATTCGACAGAAGGTGACGCGTTCCGAAATAGGTCATGGTCAGGACGCGAATACCTTGAGCCTGAACCTCCTCCTCCCAACCGCGGACAAGGTCCGAATTCCAGAGCGTGCCGATATCTTCAGGTTTCTTCACCAGATAGGGCGCCATCATGGCGGCAAAATCGGGCTTGTAGTTGTAGAGATGGGTCGGGTCGCTGTCTTGCAGGATCGGCGCCCCGCGCGAGACGGCTTCTATCATGTCATTGGTCTTGCCCAGAGTTTCGGTCGGGTAGACCTCGACTTTCAGCGTCCCTTCGGCAGCCTCCTCGATCCGTTTTCCGAAATCCTGCCACATGGGGAAACTCGGGTCCTGATTGCTGACCACGAGATTCATTCGCAGAAGCACCGGCGACTGCGCACGAAGGACAGTCGGCGCGGCAAGACCCGACATCGCCGCGGCCCCACCAAGAGCAAAAGTTTTCAGGAACTGCTTTCTTGTAATGGACATGGATCCTCCTCCCAACGCGCATTTTTGGCGCGGTTTCCCGGCATCAGGGCGAGCCACACCCATCCGGCACTTCGTTTTCCGGCTGCCAATATTTTGACCGCCCGGATCCTCCTTTTAAATATATGATGCATGATGCGTGGCGCGCGTCAAGAGGTTTATATGGCTGGTTTTCAAACCGATTGATGACTCTCAATTGTACAACATGGCTACGGGCACATCTTCTCATGCCACCAGCTCCCGCCGGCGACGAAAAGATCAGTTCAGATGAATGAATTTTGCTTACACGCGTCGTATCATCGGAGAACTGATCCATCCGAGAGCTCGGCCCCGATCTCACGGATGAGGTCTTCGGCCCAGGCGATGTCCTCCTGTATGGCCTTTCGACTGCGCTCCTGATTGCCGGAAGCAAGGGCGTCGAGAAGTTCGTGATGCTTGTGTTCATCGCTGGCGATTTCACGCACAGGCATCCTTATGTGGAACAGTCGCAGGAGCGGGCCAATCAATGTCCACATATTCTCGCAAAGCCCAACCAATAGCGGCATGCCGGACATGCGCAACAGCGCGAAATGAAAATTGCGGTTCAGAATGCTGGCCTTGGCCGGGTCGCGCGCCGCCGCGGCAATGAATCGGGCGTGAATCTCGCGTAGCTCGTCCAACTCCTCGGGCGTGATCCGCGCAGCCGCCTCATAGGCCGCACGCCCCTCGAGCTCTTGGCGAATTGCCTGGATTTCCAGAAGTTGCACGGTGTCAAACCGCGGGACCTGAAAAGAGGTTGCGGCACGCATCTGCAACGCGCGCTCGCTAACAAGCCGGAAAATCGCCTCGCGAACCGGCGTAATAGAGGTGCCATATTCCTCGGCAAGACCGGCAATCGTCAGTCGGTGCCCAGGTTCATACTGACCGTTCATCAGTGCCAGTCGGAGGCTTTCGTAAAGTTGTGCCGACAGGTTCAGACGAACGATTTTCTTATCCATGTCATTCCATCCTTATCCGCGCGGTTTCTCGACAATCTCGATCAATACACCGTGCGGATCCATCATATACAATCCTCGGCGGCCTTTGGCGATGCCTTCAGTGATCGCAACCATCCGGCCCTGTTCGCGCCCACCTCCGGCAAGAATGCGCGCCCGCAGCGCGTCTACGTCGGAGGTCATCAGGCAGACATGTGCCACATTCCCCTGCGATGCGCGAGTGCCGGATGGGCTATCCTTTGGCGCCTTGAGCTCGATGAACTCGAGATGTGTGCCATGGCCGAACAGATGCACCAACCGGGCCTGCGCGCCCTCGACTCCCATGAAACCGCCA
This region of Paracoccus saliphilus genomic DNA includes:
- a CDS encoding GntR family transcriptional regulator, which produces MDKKIVRLNLSAQLYESLRLALMNGQYEPGHRLTIAGLAEEYGTSITPVREAIFRLVSERALQMRAATSFQVPRFDTVQLLEIQAIRQELEGRAAYEAAARITPEELDELREIHARFIAAAARDPAKASILNRNFHFALLRMSGMPLLVGLCENMWTLIGPLLRLFHIRMPVREIASDEHKHHELLDALASGNQERSRKAIQEDIAWAEDLIREIGAELSDGSVLR
- a CDS encoding VOC family protein; translated protein: MTDAAKTDCAAELPALPDISFDHTGFITPDMETSVRFWQDVLGFEAQPIGVRHQEWLGGFMGVEGAQARLVHLFGHGTHLEFIELKAPKDSPSGTRASQGNVAHVCLMTSDVDALRARILAGGGREQGRMVAITEGIAKGRRGLYMMDPHGVLIEIVEKPRG
- the dctP gene encoding TRAP transporter substrate-binding protein DctP translates to MSITRKQFLKTFALGGAAAMSGLAAPTVLRAQSPVLLRMNLVVSNQDPSFPMWQDFGKRIEEAAEGTLKVEVYPTETLGKTNDMIEAVSRGAPILQDSDPTHLYNYKPDFAAMMAPYLVKKPEDIGTLWNSDLVRGWEEEVQAQGIRVLTMTYFGTRHLLSNRQVEKRTDTQGLKIRNAPTKMWNEVGRVLGGIITNTAFSEAYTALSQGVADGAESPLSVIYSTKWFETKPYISLTGHLVATTSILMSQKVYDDLPEAAQKALDTVGRGYTAVRQPQIIALEDEYRGKLEEAGLTFNDVDRESFFAAAAETPDHFPEWTPGLYDKINEIIG